A region from the Salvia splendens isolate huo1 chromosome 15, SspV2, whole genome shotgun sequence genome encodes:
- the LOC121767121 gene encoding patellin-5-like, with product MAEAVVMEVPEAEETLPSPENTQDKAPLPTPPPAQPPSKLPETETKSLQELKNLLRHALLHHTLSISSTPPPPQTIAMTLLDDADGAKTLEAIEETVVTRPQEASIFGVKLLEDDERSDVVLLKFLRARDLKPKDAFAMLDNTLKWRKDFGIDNDEEESEEEFEKAVFMHGRSKDGHPVCYNVYGEFRDGDEEKRRRFLRWRVGFMEKSVRNLDFRHGGVSTIVQVNDLNNSPGFNRWELIQALHLFQDNYPEFVAKQIFINVPWWYLALSKMMSPFLTQRIKTKFVVAGPSKSAHTLFKYISAEEIPAQCGGLSKEGEFEAGDSVTEILVKPSSNHIVEIPVNKGCVVSWEARVVGWDVSYGAEFVPRDEDGYTIIIQKNRRIGGKEEEQVVCSRYNVCDDGKLLLTFNNLTSKNKMLLYRFKTKLSH from the exons ATGGCTGAAGCAGTAGTCATGGAAGTTCCCGAGGCTGAAGAAACTCTTCCCTCACCGGAAAACACCCAAGACAAAGCCCCTCTCCCCACTCCACCGCCGGCCCAACCCCCCTCCAAACTCCCCGAAACCGAGACCAAATCACTACAAGAGCTCAAAAACCTTCTCCGCCACGCCCTCCTTCACCACACCCTCAGCATCTCCTCCACCCCTCCTCCGCCGCAAACCATCGCCATGACCCTCCTCGACGACGCAGACGGCGCCAAGACCCTCGAAGCCATCGAGGAGACCGTCGTCACCCGCCCCCAAGAAGCCTCCATCTTCGGCGTCAAGCTTCTAGAAGACGACGAGCGAAGCGACGTCGTCCTCCTCAAATTCCTCCGCGCCCGCGACCTCAAACCTAAGGACGCCTTCGCCATGCTCGACAACACCCTCAAATGGAGGAAAGACTTCGGCATCGATAACGACGAGGAAGAATCAGAAGAAGAATTTGAAAAGGCCGTGTTCATGCACGGCCGCAGCAAAGATGGCCACCCCGTCTGCTACAACGTCTACGGCGAATTTCGCGACGGAGATgaggagaagaggagaagatTCTTGAGGTGGAGGGTTGGGTTCATGGAGAAGAGTGTGAGAAATTTGGATTTCAGACATGGAGGGGTTTCCACCATTGTTCAAGTGAATGACCTCAACAACTCTCCTGGCTTCAACAGATGGGAGCTCATTCAAGCTCTTCACCTCTTTCAGGATAATTATCCTGAATTTGTTGCCAAACAG ATTTTCATTAATGTTCCATGGTGGTATTTGGCTCTGAGCAAAATGATGAGCCCATTTCTGACTCAAAGGATCAAGACCAAGTTTGTGGTGGCTGGCCCTTCCAAATCTGCTCACACCCTTTTCAA GTATATTTCTGCTGAGGAAATTCCGGCACAATGTGGTGGGCTGAGCAAAGAGGGAGAGTTTGAAGCAGGTGATAGTGTTACTGAGATTCTTGTGAAGCCTTCATCCAACCACATTGTTGAAATTCCTGTGAATAAG gGATGTGTAGTAAGTTGGGAGGCGAGGGTGGTGGGGTGGGACGTGAGCTATGGTGCGGAATTTGTGCCGAGGGATGAAGATGGATACACAATTATAATACAGAAGAATAGGAGGATTGGAGGGAAGGAGGAGGAGCAAGTTGTGTGTAGTCGTTACAATGTTTGCGACGATGGCAAATTGCTTCTCACATTCAACAATCTCACTTCCAAGAACAAGATGCTTCTCTACCGCTTCAAAACTAAGCTCTCTCATTAA